A section of the Telopea speciosissima isolate NSW1024214 ecotype Mountain lineage chromosome 3, Tspe_v1, whole genome shotgun sequence genome encodes:
- the LOC122656493 gene encoding splicing factor ESS-2 homolog — protein sequence MLLSPGHSPRHISFSPSPAPSEGIRENPCDSSSINPPRNPNKRPKVLDEDTYVAAIEKIIERDFFPDISKLRDRIDWLEAVRSGDPVLIRDAQLKILERRRGKASNSHAEGNKTRTPGSNLRTPGSIFSLNSTPFDLDKIPIQADAEGEEFVDDSVDVSLTLDEFFRRYTSEDNNSFSKIVDKVNRKRKERFGYLIEGEKEQIKTIESGKKDQITDGYGSSGQPLSTLDGWKYTAKNLLMYNPADRGEVPLTEAEKEVRLKALTKEINRTNTRFHGKMMDSRPKEEEDTVAVVYAPVAGGTPVPMWDREAERSKKYDLEDLRKTPNPFYVESNKISDNGYNYVRTPSPAPGVDESPFITWGEIEGTPLRLEAEDTPVGIGGSSDGPHFRIPFPPSRDVKAHTLSREAARKLRERSKMFQKPPLPSPVTVRGGSASPSVRTLSPAAQKFVRNAIANAKSSSSVDESLRASYRGGSPAVGTPKAGRSLTRFGRDGSLDSRSPSVREASNPPW from the coding sequence ATGCTCTTATCACCGGGTCATTCTCCTCGCCACATCTCTTTCTCCCCTTCACCTGCTCCATCCGAGGGAATCCGAGAAAACCCTTGTGATTCATCGTCAATAAATCCTcccagaaaccctaacaagCGCCCCAAGGTCCTCGATGAGGACACCTATGTCGCCGCCATAGAGAAGATCATCGAACGCGATTTCTTCCCCGATATTTCAAAGCTCCGTGATCGCATCGACTGGCTCGAAGCTGTTCGCAGTGGGGATCCTGTTCTAATCCGAGATGCCCAGTTAAAGATCTTGGAGCGACGAAGAGGCAAGGCTTCAAATTCCCATGCCGAAGGTAATAAGACTCGAACTCCTGGTTCTAATTTACGAACGCCCGGTTCGATTTTCTCGTTGAATTCTACTCCGTTTGATTTGGATAAAATCCCAATTCAAGCGGATGCCGAAGGCGAAGAATTCGTTGATGATTCGGTCGATGTTTCCTTGACGCTCGACGAGTTCTTCCGGCGTTATACAAGTGAAGATAATAACAGTTTTTCTAAGATCGTGGATAAAGTGAATCGGAAGAGGAAGGAGCGAtttgggtatttgattgaaggtGAGAAGGAGCAAATTAAGACAATTGAATCTGGAAAGAAAGACCAGATCACTGATGGGTATGGGTCATCTGGTCAGCCTTTGAGCACGTTAGATGGTTGGAAATACACAGCAAAGAATCTGTTGATGTATAATCCAGCGGATCGTGGTGAAGTCCCTTTGACAGAGGCTGAGAAGGAAGTGAGACTTAAGGCTTTGACTAAAGAAATTAACCGCACAAACACTCGTTTTCATGGCAAAATGATGGATTCTAGgccgaaagaagaagaagacacagTTGCAGTTGTTTACGCACCCGTAGCTGGAGGAACCCCTGTTCCTATGTGGGATCGAGAAGCAGAGAGATCGAAGAAGTATGATTTGGAAGATTTGAGGAAGACTCCAAACCCGTTCTACGTGGAATCAAACAAGATATCTGATAATGGGTATAACTATGTGAGAACACCATCCCCTGCACCGGGTGTTGATGAATCACCTTTTATTACTTGGGGAGAGATCGAAGGGACACCATTGAGATTGGAAGCAGAAGACACTCCTGTGGGTATTGGTGGTAGCAGTGATGGGCCTCACTTTAGGATCCCATTCCCACCATCAAGAGATGTCAAGGCTCACACTTTGTCAAGGGAAGCTGCTCGTAAACTGAGGGAGAGGTCCAAAATGTTTCAGAAGCCACCACTGCCATCACCTGTGACTGTGAGAGGGGGAAGTGCTAGTCCAAGTGTTCGGACGCTTTCTCCTGCTGCTCAGAAGTTTGTGAGGAATGCTATTGCAAATGCCAAATCTTCATCTTCTGTGGATGAAAGTCTTCGTGCTAGCTATCGTGGTGGAAGCCCAGCTGTAGGGACTCCCAAGGCAGGGAGGAGcttgacaagatttggaagagACGGGAGCTTGGACTCGAGGTCTCCATCTGTTAGAGAGGCCTCCAATCCTCCTTGGTGA